In Reichenbachiella agarivorans, one genomic interval encodes:
- a CDS encoding alginate export family protein: MNMLKKLIHLLLLWVACATQSFAQQNFKLQAEYRLNPLYSHGYRVPVIGDKKDEGYVSQRTRIIMNYEKEGDMSSEIILQDLRAWGTYNNNGQAGNLSIFRAWVEKQIVDGLSIKVGRQGFIYGDEFILGGLNWGGNMAHDAALFKYEKSGFKAHLAAAYNSTGFTFQPEVYSFKNHKNMQFLWLQKDTDRLSIATVFLNRGLEKPDGSLDIRYDHTTGVNASFKITDKLNLKGIYYYQFGKDTVGTGRQVNAFLYSAQAKFTPNKNITFTLGTDVVSGESTADAANPDYNQRNNFDILFGLRHGNFGYLDYFYTRLWPVSGLEDYYLKTNVKTGQKSNMDIHVHGFFSQNKVYNETFSKSLDDYYGTELDLRWHYKQSDNTKITLGYSHMWVTDTYMSYYDGASSEGSSTFYAVITVKPTFLNHSF; encoded by the coding sequence ATGAACATGTTGAAAAAACTCATCCACCTACTACTGCTATGGGTAGCATGTGCTACCCAATCCTTCGCCCAGCAGAATTTCAAACTGCAAGCTGAGTACCGACTCAACCCACTTTACTCTCATGGATACAGAGTGCCAGTCATTGGAGATAAAAAAGACGAAGGATACGTCAGTCAGCGTACACGCATCATCATGAACTATGAAAAAGAGGGTGACATGAGTTCGGAAATCATCCTTCAAGACCTCAGAGCTTGGGGAACCTACAACAACAATGGTCAAGCAGGCAATCTCAGCATATTCAGGGCTTGGGTGGAAAAACAAATCGTAGATGGTTTGTCCATCAAGGTCGGTAGACAAGGGTTTATCTACGGAGACGAATTCATCTTGGGTGGTCTCAATTGGGGTGGCAACATGGCACACGATGCTGCGCTATTCAAATACGAAAAAAGTGGATTCAAAGCACATCTAGCCGCTGCATACAATTCCACAGGATTTACTTTTCAACCAGAAGTGTATTCGTTCAAAAACCACAAAAACATGCAATTTCTATGGTTGCAAAAAGATACCGATCGCCTATCAATAGCAACCGTTTTCCTCAACAGAGGATTGGAAAAACCCGATGGTAGCCTAGACATCAGGTATGACCACACCACAGGTGTCAATGCTTCTTTTAAAATAACAGACAAACTAAACCTAAAGGGAATCTACTACTACCAGTTCGGCAAAGATACCGTAGGTACAGGCAGACAAGTCAATGCTTTCCTTTACTCTGCACAGGCCAAATTCACTCCTAACAAGAACATTACCTTCACGCTCGGTACAGATGTCGTATCTGGAGAATCTACAGCTGATGCTGCCAATCCAGATTACAATCAACGAAATAATTTTGACATCCTTTTTGGATTGAGGCATGGCAATTTCGGCTACCTAGACTACTTCTACACCAGACTATGGCCAGTATCAGGATTGGAAGATTACTACCTCAAAACCAACGTAAAAACCGGACAAAAATCAAACATGGACATACATGTACATGGATTCTTTAGTCAAAACAAGGTGTACAATGAGACTTTCAGCAAGTCACTAGACGACTACTATGGAACTGAGCTAGACCTCAGATGGCACTACAAGCAAAGTGACAATACCAAAATCACTTTGGGCTACAGTCACATGTGGGTAACTGACACTTACATGAGCTATTATGATGGCGCCAGCTCAGAGGGATCTTCGACCTTTTATGCAGTCATCACTGTAAAACCAACATTTTTGAATCATTCATTTTAA
- a CDS encoding tetratricopeptide repeat protein — MEENFKKRNDDKDLVKRYESHKEKKEAFYFSTDEYEQIVHHYLEQSKYRKALKAVNFAIDQHPYAVEFMILKAQTYSSLEEFGIAVRLLDDASNLNPGDGDIYLIKGNIQIMQGQHEDALESFHKALEFNQEKDEIYFSMGLAYQNISDFKGAIKYFKLSLEDNLNNESALYELAYCLDMLGELETSVNYYKEFIDKDPYSEYAWYNLGIIYNKLEKYEDSILAYEYCIAIDEKYSSAHYNMGNSYMMLKKNEQALDSFKTTLELEGPTPEIYFSIGSVYENIEQYDMAIRYFRKATKLDQFYDEAWYCTGICLGHQDKWYEAVHFFNKALKLSVENPDYWVALAKAEYKVGNTISSIDAYDEASQLSPNNPDIWKDWSKIYFEQGDMDQAIGIITDGINELPEEASLYYLCVVYYIESGKYKTAFTFLEKGLHLDYEGHTLLYDYFPNLETQKTLYKIIQQYK; from the coding sequence ATGGAGGAGAATTTCAAAAAACGCAATGATGACAAAGACCTGGTAAAAAGGTATGAGTCACACAAGGAGAAGAAGGAGGCGTTTTACTTTTCTACTGACGAGTACGAACAAATCGTCCATCACTACCTAGAACAGTCCAAATACCGAAAGGCACTCAAGGCTGTTAATTTTGCTATAGACCAGCATCCCTACGCGGTGGAGTTCATGATACTCAAGGCTCAAACTTACTCTAGTTTGGAAGAATTCGGGATTGCTGTACGACTACTTGATGACGCGTCCAATCTCAACCCAGGAGACGGAGACATCTACCTCATCAAAGGCAACATACAGATCATGCAAGGACAACATGAAGATGCCTTGGAGAGTTTTCACAAGGCATTGGAGTTCAATCAGGAGAAGGACGAAATCTACTTTTCCATGGGCTTGGCTTACCAAAACATATCCGATTTCAAAGGAGCCATCAAATACTTCAAACTCTCACTAGAAGACAACCTCAACAATGAATCTGCACTCTATGAATTGGCATATTGTCTCGATATGTTGGGTGAATTGGAGACCAGTGTCAACTATTACAAAGAGTTTATAGACAAGGACCCTTATTCGGAATACGCTTGGTACAATTTGGGCATCATATACAACAAACTCGAAAAGTACGAAGATTCTATATTGGCCTATGAGTATTGTATCGCCATAGATGAGAAATATAGCTCTGCCCACTACAACATGGGTAACTCATACATGATGCTCAAGAAAAACGAACAGGCTTTGGATTCATTCAAGACCACACTAGAGCTAGAAGGTCCCACGCCAGAAATTTATTTCAGCATAGGGTCTGTCTATGAGAACATTGAGCAGTACGACATGGCCATCCGCTATTTCCGCAAGGCCACCAAACTGGATCAATTCTATGACGAAGCTTGGTACTGCACGGGGATTTGCCTTGGACATCAAGACAAGTGGTACGAAGCAGTTCATTTCTTCAACAAGGCACTTAAACTCAGTGTAGAAAACCCAGATTACTGGGTGGCACTTGCCAAAGCAGAATACAAAGTTGGCAACACTATATCGAGCATAGATGCTTATGATGAAGCGAGCCAGCTCAGCCCCAACAATCCAGATATATGGAAAGATTGGTCCAAAATCTATTTTGAACAAGGAGACATGGATCAAGCCATAGGCATCATCACGGATGGAATCAATGAATTGCCTGAAGAAGCTTCTCTCTATTACTTATGTGTGGTGTATTACATCGAAAGTGGCAAATACAAAACAGCATTCACCTTTTTGGAGAAAGGGTTACATCTTGACTATGAAGGACATACCTTGCTGTATGATTATTTCCCAAATTTGGAGACACAAAAGACACTTTACAAAATTATCCAACAGTACAAGTAG
- the secG gene encoding preprotein translocase subunit SecG encodes MFATIITLIVIVAIVLILVILAQNSKGGGLSSQFGGAGTSQLMGVKKTGDLLEKMTWTLAIVLIALTMSTKFMIGGANTGSEFSSPNIESAQDKSVAPALDMDASEAPAEELPVLEESTEDAE; translated from the coding sequence ATGTTTGCAACTATCATTACATTAATTGTCATCGTGGCAATCGTATTAATCTTGGTAATACTTGCACAAAATTCAAAAGGCGGTGGACTCTCTAGTCAATTTGGCGGAGCTGGCACTTCACAATTGATGGGTGTAAAGAAAACAGGTGACCTATTAGAGAAAATGACATGGACTTTGGCTATCGTATTGATCGCCCTGACTATGTCTACTAAATTCATGATTGGGGGTGCTAATACTGGAAGTGAGTTTTCTAGTCCAAACATCGAAAGTGCGCAAGACAAATCAGTAGCTCCTGCCTTGGATATGGATGCTTCAGAAGCTCCAGCAGAAGAATTGCCTGTACTTGAAGAAAGTACTGAAGACGCAGAATAA
- the groL gene encoding chaperonin GroEL (60 kDa chaperone family; promotes refolding of misfolded polypeptides especially under stressful conditions; forms two stacked rings of heptamers to form a barrel-shaped 14mer; ends can be capped by GroES; misfolded proteins enter the barrel where they are refolded when GroES binds) — protein MAKEIFFNTDARDRLKKGVDLLANAVKVTLGPKGRNVILDKKFGAPTVTKDGVSVAKEIELSEPIENMGAQLVKEVASKTADDAGDGTTTATVLTQALFANGIKNVAAGANPMDLKRGIDKAVAAVVANLKKQSKEIKGSEEIAQVATVSANNDAEIGQMIADAMTKVGKDGVITVEEAKGTETEVKTVEGMQFDRGYLSPYFVTNTEKMEAELDNPYILIYDKKISTMKEILPVLEATSQQGRPLLIISEDVDGEALATLVVNKIRGSLKVAAVKAPGFGDRRKAMLEDIAILTGGTVISEERGYNLENATLEYLGTAEKVNIDKDNTTIVNGKGTSEDILSRVNQIKQQMENTSSDYDKEKLQERLAKLSGGVAILYIGAATEVEMKEKKDRVDDALHATRAAVQEGIVAGGGVALIRAIESLDGMKLENEDQNTGVNIVRIAIESPLRTIVENAGGEASVVVNRVREGKGDFGYNARTDVYEEMFKAGIIDPTKVTRLALENAASIAALLLTTEAAVADKPEENGGPAMPPMGGGMGGMM, from the coding sequence ATGGCAAAAGAAATATTTTTTAACACTGACGCAAGAGACAGACTCAAAAAGGGTGTGGATCTATTGGCTAACGCGGTAAAAGTAACATTGGGACCTAAAGGTAGAAATGTGATACTTGACAAAAAATTTGGCGCTCCGACTGTTACCAAAGATGGTGTTTCGGTAGCCAAAGAAATCGAACTAAGTGAGCCTATCGAAAACATGGGTGCTCAGTTGGTCAAAGAAGTTGCTTCTAAAACAGCTGATGACGCAGGTGATGGTACTACTACCGCTACTGTATTGACTCAAGCTCTTTTTGCTAATGGAATCAAAAACGTAGCTGCAGGAGCCAACCCAATGGACCTGAAAAGAGGTATCGACAAAGCAGTTGCTGCTGTGGTTGCCAATTTGAAAAAGCAGTCTAAAGAAATCAAAGGTTCAGAAGAAATCGCTCAAGTAGCAACTGTATCTGCTAACAACGATGCTGAAATCGGTCAGATGATTGCTGATGCAATGACAAAAGTTGGCAAGGACGGTGTAATCACTGTAGAAGAAGCCAAAGGAACTGAAACTGAAGTGAAGACTGTTGAAGGTATGCAGTTTGACAGAGGTTACCTCTCTCCTTACTTTGTGACCAACACAGAGAAAATGGAAGCAGAATTGGACAACCCTTACATCTTGATCTACGACAAAAAGATCTCTACGATGAAGGAAATCCTTCCAGTATTGGAAGCTACTTCTCAGCAAGGCAGACCATTGTTGATCATCTCTGAAGATGTAGATGGCGAGGCTTTGGCGACTTTGGTTGTCAACAAAATCAGAGGTTCGTTGAAAGTAGCTGCTGTCAAAGCTCCAGGTTTCGGAGACAGAAGAAAGGCTATGTTGGAAGACATCGCTATCTTGACTGGAGGAACTGTCATCTCTGAAGAAAGAGGTTACAACCTAGAAAACGCTACCCTAGAATACCTAGGTACTGCTGAGAAAGTCAACATCGACAAAGACAACACTACAATTGTCAATGGCAAAGGTACCTCTGAGGACATCTTGTCCAGAGTCAACCAAATCAAACAACAAATGGAGAATACTTCGTCTGATTATGACAAAGAAAAACTCCAAGAGCGATTGGCTAAGTTGTCAGGTGGTGTAGCGATTCTCTACATCGGTGCTGCAACCGAAGTAGAGATGAAAGAGAAGAAAGACCGAGTAGATGATGCACTACACGCTACTAGAGCTGCTGTACAAGAAGGTATCGTAGCTGGCGGTGGAGTTGCTTTGATCAGAGCAATCGAATCTCTCGATGGCATGAAACTGGAAAACGAAGATCAAAACACAGGTGTCAATATCGTAAGAATCGCTATCGAATCTCCTTTGAGAACCATCGTCGAAAATGCAGGTGGTGAAGCATCAGTAGTAGTCAACAGAGTGAGAGAAGGCAAAGGCGACTTTGGCTACAACGCTAGAACTGATGTGTACGAAGAGATGTTCAAAGCAGGTATCATCGATCCTACCAAAGTAACAAGGTTGGCACTAGAGAATGCTGCATCTATCGCTGCTCTCCTATTGACCACAGAAGCTGCTGTCGCTGACAAACCAGAAGAAAATGGTGGACCAGCAATGCCTCCAATGGGAGGTGGCATGGGCGGCATGATGTAA
- a CDS encoding DUF3127 domain-containing protein encodes MDIKAKLIEKQETAQISASFRKREFVVEYAENPQYPEFIKFELIQDKCEQIDGFNIGQEINVAFNLKGRKWTNPQGQVVYFNSLQAWRVSAANDIASAPSNGQPAGNGAAAESLAEPEWLNSSSDADADDLPF; translated from the coding sequence ATGGATATCAAAGCAAAACTCATAGAAAAACAAGAAACAGCTCAAATCTCCGCTTCGTTCCGAAAGAGAGAATTTGTAGTAGAATACGCCGAAAATCCTCAATACCCAGAGTTCATCAAGTTTGAATTGATTCAGGACAAATGTGAACAAATCGATGGATTCAACATTGGACAGGAAATCAATGTAGCATTCAACCTCAAAGGTAGAAAATGGACCAACCCACAAGGACAGGTTGTGTATTTCAATTCGCTACAGGCATGGAGAGTTTCGGCTGCCAATGACATTGCTTCTGCTCCGTCCAATGGACAACCAGCAGGAAATGGAGCTGCAGCAGAGAGTCTAGCAGAACCAGAGTGGCTCAACAGCAGCAGCGATGCTGATGCGGACGACCTTCCTTTCTAA
- a CDS encoding DNA topoisomerase 2-like domain-containing protein, which produces MNKQKFIDLVGVTEKISEADVKALETLVRQYPYFQNGHAILAKASRTLKLPSYKAKMNTAAVYATDRLVFKDFITATPSPATKTAQTNPTPIQKTVAPQPSVTPRGEMDKLIEEIYANLENWKSSREQYLEYEKEHPEEIVILPVPKADDAFEKLKKQVADEVNAEESKPEPAPLPENKAVESAAPKETKTESVEEEKVVSSITETEITSEIEVEIQEVETIETTVTTPEDEIAEIPIEEKVITPKSSKKSEGPEIESLDDHLEALEAQIDEITPILQAKREEEINADEDSHVEPVKKETTTSEVKPQKIIEKPADDKSDTPVVDESVIELDPETVYSFNSPIPEPQELPESLQQKRDYKKEKEAQKAEEDKMISSEELSKIVDKVSEEVEMEDREGHPEDVSDEMSEIIESKLQSLQKPKDSKPEEAKEEPVAKVESTNVLDQTPDHTESPTAEDLPKKKPTAVAEKGEIPVFDTDDEDIEIRQDTEVSAKDSEHELGEIDEERKSLKLVPGASKGDKKFRLSVLKRPHKFTKPKKETKETDTPTAAKAKKEVTEEKVDKAKVDKKTAAKTTKEKAVKKTVSKAKSISKKESATDTKKEDTPSETAKENEQESSPSKKLKSTPKFRMSASIKTSKKLNTDKTKNEDQDDDIKKKHLN; this is translated from the coding sequence TTGAATAAGCAGAAGTTTATTGATCTAGTAGGAGTAACAGAAAAGATTTCTGAAGCAGATGTAAAAGCACTCGAAACGCTAGTTCGTCAATATCCCTATTTTCAGAATGGACATGCTATCCTAGCCAAGGCGAGCAGAACACTCAAATTGCCTTCATACAAGGCTAAAATGAACACTGCTGCAGTTTATGCTACGGACAGATTGGTGTTCAAAGACTTTATCACTGCTACTCCATCACCTGCTACAAAAACCGCTCAAACGAACCCCACTCCTATACAAAAAACTGTGGCTCCACAGCCATCTGTTACTCCCAGAGGAGAAATGGACAAATTGATTGAGGAAATCTATGCCAACCTAGAAAACTGGAAATCCAGCAGAGAACAATACCTCGAATACGAAAAAGAACACCCTGAAGAAATCGTTATCCTCCCTGTTCCTAAAGCAGATGATGCCTTTGAAAAGCTAAAAAAACAAGTAGCAGATGAGGTCAATGCAGAAGAATCCAAACCTGAACCTGCTCCCCTGCCAGAAAATAAAGCCGTCGAAAGTGCTGCTCCAAAGGAAACAAAAACTGAAAGCGTCGAAGAAGAAAAAGTAGTCTCTTCTATCACTGAAACCGAAATAACATCGGAGATAGAAGTGGAAATACAAGAAGTTGAAACTATAGAAACTACAGTAACCACACCTGAAGACGAAATAGCTGAAATTCCAATAGAAGAAAAAGTAATTACGCCTAAGTCCTCCAAAAAATCAGAGGGACCAGAAATAGAGTCCTTGGATGATCATTTGGAAGCACTAGAGGCTCAGATTGATGAAATCACTCCAATCCTACAGGCCAAAAGGGAAGAAGAAATCAATGCAGACGAGGATTCACATGTAGAGCCTGTCAAAAAAGAGACTACTACCTCTGAAGTAAAACCTCAAAAGATCATTGAAAAACCTGCAGATGACAAGTCTGACACACCTGTCGTAGATGAATCTGTTATTGAGTTGGATCCAGAAACCGTTTACAGTTTCAACAGTCCGATACCAGAACCTCAAGAATTGCCAGAAAGCTTACAGCAAAAAAGAGATTACAAAAAGGAGAAAGAAGCTCAAAAAGCAGAAGAGGATAAAATGATTTCCTCTGAAGAACTCAGTAAAATCGTTGACAAGGTCAGTGAAGAGGTGGAAATGGAGGACAGAGAAGGTCATCCAGAAGATGTATCAGACGAAATGTCCGAAATCATCGAATCCAAACTTCAATCGCTGCAAAAACCCAAAGATTCTAAACCTGAGGAAGCCAAAGAAGAACCTGTAGCAAAAGTAGAAAGCACAAATGTGCTGGATCAAACTCCAGATCATACTGAATCACCCACTGCAGAAGACTTGCCCAAAAAGAAGCCTACAGCAGTCGCTGAAAAAGGCGAGATACCCGTTTTTGATACTGACGATGAAGACATCGAAATCAGACAGGATACTGAAGTATCTGCTAAAGATTCTGAACACGAACTAGGTGAAATAGATGAAGAAAGAAAGTCTCTAAAACTAGTCCCTGGAGCGTCCAAAGGAGATAAAAAATTCAGGCTTTCCGTCCTAAAAAGACCTCACAAGTTTACCAAGCCTAAAAAAGAAACCAAAGAAACAGATACTCCTACCGCTGCAAAAGCAAAGAAAGAAGTCACGGAGGAAAAAGTCGATAAGGCAAAGGTTGACAAAAAAACAGCTGCTAAAACTACCAAAGAGAAAGCAGTCAAAAAGACTGTATCTAAAGCTAAAAGCATCTCAAAAAAGGAAAGTGCCACTGACACAAAAAAGGAGGACACACCGTCGGAAACAGCTAAAGAAAATGAACAGGAATCAAGCCCGAGCAAGAAGCTAAAATCCACTCCTAAATTCAGGATGTCAGCCTCTATCAAAACGTCTAAAAAACTGAATACAGACAAGACGAAGAACGAGGATCAGGATGATGACATAAAAAAAAAACACCTGAATTAA
- a CDS encoding phosphosulfolactate synthase, whose translation MNYNINNIPTRTTKPREQGFTMVMDKGLSTRQAEDMIETCGDCIDIVKLGWATSYVTANLDKKLDVYRNAGIPVYLGGTLFEAFIIRNQFDEYRRVLDKYNLSHAEVSDGSITMDHEKKCEYIRILKEQVTVLSEVGSKDAAEIIPPYKWIELMQKELDAGAWKVIGEAREGGNVGLFRSTGEVRSGLVQEILTQIPMEKVLWEAPQKEQQVYFIKLLGANVNLGNIAPNEVIPLETIRLGLRGDTFDFFLNGGGQ comes from the coding sequence ATGAATTATAACATCAATAATATCCCTACTAGAACAACCAAACCAAGAGAACAAGGTTTTACCATGGTCATGGACAAAGGTCTGAGCACACGTCAGGCTGAAGACATGATCGAAACTTGCGGTGATTGTATAGATATTGTCAAATTGGGATGGGCGACCTCTTATGTCACCGCCAATTTGGATAAAAAACTAGATGTGTACCGCAATGCAGGCATCCCTGTGTATCTCGGAGGGACGCTATTTGAAGCTTTCATAATCAGAAATCAGTTTGACGAGTACCGTAGAGTCTTGGACAAATACAACCTGAGCCATGCTGAGGTATCTGATGGCTCGATCACGATGGATCACGAAAAGAAGTGCGAATACATCAGAATTCTGAAGGAGCAAGTAACTGTACTCTCTGAAGTAGGGTCTAAAGACGCAGCTGAGATCATCCCTCCATACAAGTGGATCGAATTGATGCAAAAAGAACTGGATGCTGGAGCATGGAAGGTCATCGGTGAAGCCAGAGAAGGAGGAAATGTAGGACTTTTCAGATCTACAGGTGAAGTAAGATCAGGCCTAGTGCAAGAAATCTTGACACAAATCCCAATGGAAAAAGTACTATGGGAAGCGCCACAAAAAGAGCAACAAGTCTACTTCATCAAACTACTAGGTGCCAACGTCAACCTAGGTAACATCGCACCAAACGAAGTGATTCCTTTGGAAACGATAAGATTGGGCCTAAGAGGCGATACTTTTGACTTTTTCTTAAATGGTGGTGGTCAATAA
- a CDS encoding methyl-accepting chemotaxis protein: MNLLTNLKVSTRVLSVFAIIIALYISNIFYNTYSLSLIRGNIEAIYEDWLVSINYLLQADRDGYQARLEFSEILVNFSEENATSYKLDDKFSEVDENIQQLNERFQKFKSTYINATDKKDLPQFQAFEYQYEQLVNHTVQIRSSLKAGNIEKAKYIYFEDFVKAFDTMRLAIDELTEISENEAAQHFAQSIARSEQIRQIAFLFFGVLLIFMILSSIALTRSIVKQLGCEPTEAADIAKNLSEGNLNIKFDDRNEGLYADLKLMVNQLKKIITEVVSSAKNLSSASEQLTNISIGLSQGANEQAASAEEINSSMDMMTESTIKNSDNARETERIADTASASVNNASQAVGETVKSMTSIAEKITIIGEIARQTNILALNAAVEAARAGEQGKGFAVVAAEVRKLAEHSQKAAADIDDLSRNSVSVAQKSGTLLHDLVPEINKTASLVKQIAESSLEQNESSKQINSAIQQLNDIIQSNSASSEEMASGSEELSNQAETLKELVSFFRVDG; this comes from the coding sequence ATGAACCTATTGACAAACCTCAAAGTATCGACCAGAGTATTATCGGTATTTGCGATCATTATCGCTCTTTATATCTCCAACATCTTTTACAACACTTACAGTCTTTCTTTGATCAGAGGAAACATTGAAGCGATCTACGAAGATTGGTTGGTCAGCATCAATTATCTGCTGCAAGCTGACAGAGATGGCTATCAAGCCCGTCTTGAGTTCAGTGAAATTCTAGTCAACTTTAGTGAAGAAAATGCTACATCCTATAAGCTGGATGACAAATTTTCAGAAGTAGATGAAAACATCCAACAGTTGAACGAGCGTTTTCAAAAATTCAAATCAACCTATATCAATGCTACTGACAAGAAAGACCTTCCTCAGTTCCAAGCATTCGAATACCAGTACGAGCAGCTCGTCAATCACACAGTTCAAATCAGAAGCAGTTTAAAAGCTGGCAACATAGAAAAGGCCAAGTACATCTATTTCGAAGATTTCGTCAAAGCCTTTGATACCATGAGATTGGCCATTGACGAATTGACCGAGATTAGCGAAAATGAAGCTGCACAGCATTTTGCGCAAAGTATCGCTAGGTCAGAACAGATTCGCCAAATCGCCTTCTTATTTTTTGGAGTCCTGCTGATATTCATGATTCTATCTAGCATCGCTCTGACGCGAAGCATTGTCAAACAACTGGGGTGTGAACCAACCGAGGCAGCTGACATTGCCAAAAATCTATCTGAAGGAAACCTAAACATCAAGTTTGACGACAGAAATGAAGGTCTCTATGCAGATTTAAAATTGATGGTCAATCAATTGAAAAAAATCATCACCGAAGTGGTATCGTCAGCCAAGAATCTTTCATCCGCAAGTGAGCAGTTGACCAACATCTCCATTGGTCTATCCCAAGGAGCCAATGAGCAAGCTGCATCTGCTGAAGAGATCAATTCATCTATGGATATGATGACAGAGTCTACGATCAAAAATAGTGACAATGCCAGAGAAACTGAGCGAATAGCGGATACAGCCTCTGCCAGTGTAAACAATGCCTCACAAGCCGTAGGAGAAACTGTCAAGAGCATGACCTCTATCGCCGAAAAAATCACCATCATAGGTGAGATCGCTAGACAAACCAACATCCTTGCACTCAACGCAGCTGTAGAAGCAGCAAGAGCAGGTGAACAAGGAAAGGGCTTTGCAGTAGTAGCAGCAGAGGTTAGAAAACTAGCCGAACACTCGCAAAAAGCCGCTGCGGACATTGATGACTTATCAAGAAACAGCGTGTCTGTAGCACAGAAATCAGGCACTCTCCTACATGATTTGGTACCAGAAATCAATAAAACTGCTAGTCTGGTCAAGCAAATAGCCGAGAGTTCGCTCGAACAAAACGAGTCTTCCAAGCAAATCAACAGTGCCATCCAGCAACTCAACGACATCATTCAAAGCAACTCTGCTAGTTCGGAAGAGATGGCCAGTGGCTCAGAGGAGTTGTCCAACCAAGCAGAAACACTCAAAGAATTGGTATCATTCTTCAGAGTTGATGGATAA
- a CDS encoding co-chaperone GroES: MSKVNFKPNEDRILVEPAAAEEKTASGIFIPDTAKEKPQEGVVVAVGEGTSEKPVTVKVGDKVLYGKYSGTEISLQGGEYLIMRNSDVFGTL; encoded by the coding sequence ATGTCAAAAGTAAACTTTAAACCAAACGAAGACCGAATCTTGGTTGAACCAGCTGCAGCAGAAGAAAAGACTGCTTCAGGAATCTTCATTCCAGACACTGCCAAAGAAAAACCTCAGGAAGGTGTAGTAGTCGCTGTTGGTGAAGGAACAAGCGAAAAGCCTGTGACTGTAAAAGTAGGCGATAAAGTACTTTATGGTAAATACTCTGGAACTGAGATCTCCCTACAAGGTGGTGAATACCTCATCATGAGAAACTCAGATGTTTTCGGAACACTTTAA